Genomic DNA from Triticum dicoccoides isolate Atlit2015 ecotype Zavitan chromosome 4B, WEW_v2.0, whole genome shotgun sequence:
TATCAaaatcctcatcgacttatagaacccgtgtatactcacaaacacattagtcccttaacctataagtcttcaatacaccaaaatcactaagggcactagatgcacttacaaaattcTTCTACTGAGGACTCCTGTTCTTTGACCCAAAATTACAAAGGGACATGTTACTTCTACTAGGAGTTGAATCCTTAGTAAGGAGTAACATGTTCCTTTGTAATTTGGTTTTTGACTCCCGTTCTTTATCATTTCAAGGCTGCTATTTCCTATTATTGTTGAGCTGTAGAACAAGATGACCTATCAGAGGCCGATTTGTAAGCAATGCAAATTGATTCTTCAGGAGTGATAGAAAATTCATACTTACACAAATCATGGGTCTCTTTAATTCAAAGGATTATCATAGAATTTTTGAATGAAAAATTTCCTACATAAGTCGTTTGATTCGTATGATTGAATCCTATATAAAATAAATTCTACTTTTTACTACATTCCATAGGAACTTTATGAACCACTCAATGATTTGAACCACTTAAAAAATCCTTTGCGATCAAATAACTCAAATCATGTATATAGAATTTAAATGGACATCGCATTATATTTCTACGTTTTTAAAATAAGTAAAATGCATCATTAGTCCTAAATCTATTAGAGGTGTGTCACTTTAGTCCTATAACTTTAAAACTGCAGTTTTGGATCAGTCAAAGTAGGAGTTGCATGTATTAGTTATGATGTTCTTTGGATTGTAGCCAGGGATCAAAACTATTAGAGGCGTGTCAGGTTAGTTCTATAACTTAAAAATGCAGTTTTGGGTCCTAAAACTATTGGTGGTGCGTCAATTTAGTCCTATAACTTAGAAATTGCAGTTTTGGGTCCCAAAACCATGTAAGTTTGTTCATCTTAGGTCATAAGCTTGCATGGCCAGCATTGACCCTCCAACATGTCGCTTGGAGATGCTTGtattgttgccacgttgacccaatGGACCCATCATGTTAACTTATGAAAGGTAAATATGCAAGAAAACTCCTAGAGTGTTGTCTCGACTCATTCTCGCACCCTTGTCTTCTTCCACGCATAGAATGTTGGGAGGCGACAATATGAAGACCATCAGTGGAATGATGGCTTGAGCTCAAGCGAGGCGAGTAGACCGGACATCTCGGCCTCACCCAACAGTAGAAGAATGACATGTCGCACAACGTCCATTTGCTACCCACCCGTGGTTGCTGCCGGGGCTGCGTCACTCTCGTCAACCTTTGCGTTAACTTCACGGTTTCCGCGCACTCCTCTGCGTCTTCCGGCAGCGGTGACAATTCCCCACCCATGGCCATGCTCGTGCGCAAACAACAACTTGCACGACCAACTCTATGACAAGGGTGTCGGGGCTACGATGATGtcgtgagagagagagggtgggtgggtgggatgaCGTCCTCCATCCAGATTGGGTCGGGATCTCTCCGGCAGCTGCGCCAAGGGATAGGGATGCCGTCCTTCATGCCGACTGGCTCAGGGTCTCCCCGGCGGTCGCGCCAAGCCTCCCAGTGAGGCTGCCCTGCAGCTCATAGCCACACAGGCGATGGACATTTAGATTGTAACACACACTGCAACTGGAATCATATGGACCACATTTGGGGAAGTAAGCACATATAAAGGGCTCGTTTGAAAAAATGCACCATAGATGCTGGCCATGCAAGCTTAGGACTGGAGATGAACAAACTTACACAGGGGACCCAAATTTGCAATTTTAAAGTTGTAGGACTAAAATGGCACAGCTCTTATAGTTTTATAATCCAAAACTGCAGTTTCAAACTAATAGGACTAAATTGACACATCTCTGATAATTTTAGGACCCAAAACTAAGTTATAGGATTAAACTGACACAATAGTTTTAGGATTTGTGATGTATTTTCTTATCTTATAATCTTataaatataaaaagacccaaaggggcataTCCAATTAATCTCGGTCATCCAattatgtcaatccaacgacctaaatTGCtttaatgtcgagcgctcaacatgtttagcgtgtAGTTAATTTCATACCAAATATAACGATGATCACATAAATAATATCCTACATAATATCCGCATACACTTAATATACTttaattgcacgtacacattgactgctTCTTAACAAAATCCTGAGTCAAAACCATGTGCCATGTGGACGAGGCGGCAAAACGACACACACCTATCTCGTGAGTCGTGACCGGCACCTCCGCCCGCAGCCGAGCCAACGATTGGCCCCGGCCCACCGCCGCACCGGGAAGCAAAATTTAGGCCACCCAAACCCGGGAGGAAAACCCATCCATTCCCGTTCAAACCCAGCTCACCTTCCTCCCCCCTTCCCACCCGCCGccggcgccaccgccgccccgggacGAACGATGCTGCTGGTCAGCCAGGCTGCCAACGGCTCCCTCTCCGCGCGGCGGCTGCCCTCCAAGCCGCTCGCCAGCCGCCGCGGCGCCAACCCCTACCCTCTCTTCGCCGGCCCGCGCGTCGCGCGCCGCCGCCTCGTGCTCTCCGGCGCCGCCGACGCGCGGGACGCGCCCCGCcgcgcctccgcctcgcctcccgCCCACGCGGCCGCGGGCGAGGGCCCCTCCGGCTCCCCCGCCGCCACCGAGGACCCCGTCCTCCTCGGCGTCAGCGACGACCGCGTGCCCCTCGAGGGCGTCATCCAGGTCGAGAAGCCCGGCCAGGCCGACGCCCAGTCCAAGCTCGTCTCCTACGCGTAATCCCCGCACCCCCGGCGCGCCATTCCCCTTTTGTATTTATGTTCGTCTTCGATTCGCACGTTCGGTTCGTTCGCTGATCCCTTGCGTTCGCAGGAAGATAGGGCTTCTGGCCGGAGGGGATCTGCTTTGCCTGCTGGTCTTCTCCGCGATTGGGAGGCTCAGCCATGGCCTGCCCGTGCTTGACGTCGAGACGTTCAAGACGGCCGACCCGTTCATTGCTGGTCAGAGAAACGTGTCCACCCCTGCTTCTTTTTTCCTCTGCTGTTCTTCTGTTGGACGAAGGGGTTGCTAACTGAATCGGGTCTTCTGCAGGTTGGTTGCTTAGCGCCTACCTCCTTGGCGGATTTGGTGATGATGCCAAAGGAAGCAATGGTGTTGGGAATGCTGTAACTGTTGCGGCCA
This window encodes:
- the LOC119294927 gene encoding uncharacterized protein LOC119294927; translation: MLLVSQAANGSLSARRLPSKPLASRRGANPYPLFAGPRVARRRLVLSGAADARDAPRRASASPPAHAAAGEGPSGSPAATEDPVLLGVSDDRVPLEGVIQVEKPGQADAQSKLVSYAKIGLLAGGDLLCLLVFSAIGRLSHGLPVLDVETFKTADPFIAGWLLSAYLLGGFGDDAKGSNGVGNAVTVAAKSWAVGIPLGIAIRSVTAGHIPQIPFVLVAMGSTGVLLTAWRALISQVLSAGQSKKDDVYRKGNPFELFELLTSLVRRW